In a single window of the Canis lupus dingo isolate Sandy chromosome 18, ASM325472v2, whole genome shotgun sequence genome:
- the TMEM262 gene encoding cation channel sperm-associated auxiliary subunit TMEM262, producing the protein MRWRDRLAVLFFPQGMVLSAAALMLFFIHLGVFASDVHNFCVTHHYDRMSFHYTVVLMFSQVISICWAAMGSLYAEMTDDKFFRCFALTILMLNGAMFFNRLSLEFLAIQYREENH; encoded by the exons ATGCGGTGGCGGGACCGACTGGCTGTGCTCTTCTTCCCCCAAGGCATGGTTCTCAGTGCTGCCGCACTGATGCTCTTCTTTATACACCTTGGCGTCTTTGCCAGCGATGTGCACAACTTCTGCGTCACCCACCACTATGATCGCATGAGTTTCCACTACACTGTTGTCCTGATG TTCTCCCAGGTGATCAGCATCTGCTGGGCTGCCATGGGGTCACTCTATGCTGAGATGACAGATGACAAGTTTTTTCGGTGCTTTGCCCTGACCATCCTAA TGCTAAACGGAGCCATGTTCTTCAACCGCCTGTCCCTTGAGTTTCTGGCCATCCAGTACCGGGAGGAGAACCACTGA
- the ZFPL1 gene encoding zinc finger protein-like 1 isoform X1, whose product MGLCKCPKRKVTNLFCFEHRVNVCEHCLVANHAKCIVQSYLQWLQDSDYNPNCRLCSTPLANRETTRLVCYDLFHWACLNERAAQLPRNTAPAGYQCPICSGPIFPPTNLAGPVASTLREKLAMVNWARAGLGLPLIDEVVSPEPEPLNTSDFSDWSSFNANGSPEQEEVASASAAPSFYSQAPRPPASPSRPEQHTVIHMGNPEPLTHASAPRKVYDTRDDDRSPGLHGDCDEDKYRRRPALGWLAQLLRSRAGSRKRPLTLLQRAGLLLLLGLLGFLALLALMSRLGRAAADSDPNLDPLMNPHIRVGPS is encoded by the exons ATGGGACTTTGCAAGTGCCCCAAGAGGAAGGTGACCAATCTCTTTTGCTTCGAACACCGGGTCAACGTCTGCGAGCACTGCCTGGTAGCCAATCACGCCAAG TGCATCGTCCAGTCCTATCTGCAGTGGCTTCAAGATAGCGACTACAACCCGAATTGCCGCCTGTGCAGCACACCCCTGGCCAACCGGGAGACCACCCGCCTCGTCTGTTACG ATCTCTTCCACTGGGCCTGCCTCAATGAACGTGCCGCCCAGCTACCCCGTAACACAGCTCCTGCTGGCTACCAGTGCCCCATCTGCAGTGGCCCCATCTTCCCCCCAACCAACCTGGCTGGCCCTGTTGCTTCCACACTGAGAGAGAAGCTGGCCATGGTCAACTGGGCCCGGGCAGGACTGGGCCTTCCTCTG ATCGATGAAGTGGTGAGCCCGGAACCTGAGCCCCTCAACACCTCTGACTTCTCTGACTGGTCTAGCTTTAATG CCAATGGTAGCCCTGAACAGGAGGAGGTAGCCAGCGCCTCTGCTGCCCCATCCTTCTACAGCCAAGCCCCCCGGCCCCCTGCTTCCCCGAGCCGGCCCGAGCAGCACACAGTGATCCACATGGGCAATCCTGAGCCCTTGACTCATG CCTCGGCCCCCAGGAAGGTGTATGACACGCGGGACGATGACCGTTCACCAGGCCTGCATGGGGACTGTGATGAAGACAAGTACCGTCGCCGGCCTGCCCTGGGGTGGCTGGCCCAGCTGCTCAG GAGCCGGGCTGGGTCTCGTAAGCGGCCGCTGACCCTGCTCCAGCGGgcagggctgctgctgctcctggggcTTCTGGGCTTCCTGGCTCTCCTTGCACTCATGTCTCGCCTGGGCCGAGCTGCTGCTGACAGCGATCCCAACCTGGACCCGCTTATGAACCCGCACATCCGTGTGGGTCCCTCCTGA
- the ZFPL1 gene encoding zinc finger protein-like 1 isoform X2 gives MGLCKCPKRKVTNLFCFEHRVNVCEHCLVANHAKCIVQSYLQWLQDSDYNPNCRLCSTPLANRETTRLVCYDLFHWACLNERAAQLPRNTAPAGYQCPICSGPIFPPTNLAGPVASTLREKLAMVNWARAGLGLPLIDEVVSPEPEPLNTSDFSDWSSFNANGSPEQEEVASASAAPSFYSQAPRPPASPSRPEQHTVIHMGNPEPLTHASAPRKVYDTRDDDRSPGLHGDCDEDKYRRRPALGWLAQLLRTRSHQGLGT, from the exons ATGGGACTTTGCAAGTGCCCCAAGAGGAAGGTGACCAATCTCTTTTGCTTCGAACACCGGGTCAACGTCTGCGAGCACTGCCTGGTAGCCAATCACGCCAAG TGCATCGTCCAGTCCTATCTGCAGTGGCTTCAAGATAGCGACTACAACCCGAATTGCCGCCTGTGCAGCACACCCCTGGCCAACCGGGAGACCACCCGCCTCGTCTGTTACG ATCTCTTCCACTGGGCCTGCCTCAATGAACGTGCCGCCCAGCTACCCCGTAACACAGCTCCTGCTGGCTACCAGTGCCCCATCTGCAGTGGCCCCATCTTCCCCCCAACCAACCTGGCTGGCCCTGTTGCTTCCACACTGAGAGAGAAGCTGGCCATGGTCAACTGGGCCCGGGCAGGACTGGGCCTTCCTCTG ATCGATGAAGTGGTGAGCCCGGAACCTGAGCCCCTCAACACCTCTGACTTCTCTGACTGGTCTAGCTTTAATG CCAATGGTAGCCCTGAACAGGAGGAGGTAGCCAGCGCCTCTGCTGCCCCATCCTTCTACAGCCAAGCCCCCCGGCCCCCTGCTTCCCCGAGCCGGCCCGAGCAGCACACAGTGATCCACATGGGCAATCCTGAGCCCTTGACTCATG CCTCGGCCCCCAGGAAGGTGTATGACACGCGGGACGATGACCGTTCACCAGGCCTGCATGGGGACTGTGATGAAGACAAGTACCGTCGCCGGCCTGCCCTGGGGTGGCTGGCCCAGCTGCTCAG GACAAGGAGTCATCAGGGATTGGGAACCTGA
- the CDCA5 gene encoding sororin isoform X1, with amino-acid sequence MSERRTRSGGATRHSGSRTSSPTQSLRRSQRKSGPDLPSTLPEIWPKAPNAAPVRKPIVLKKIVAHSVEIPSIHTPRRSPRIAFFLEKENNPPTKEPAREDLFKSCSIPVTPTTTPVLYPVNVESNSREEDLDARDLEMSKKVRRSYSRLETFGSASTSTPGRRSCFGFEGLLGSEDLARVSPVVYSKLTEVPRVKPWAPDTTLPGISPPVVKEKRKKRKVPEILSPRGSRRAYCKPMVKPEAQPVEKQKPEDPQVSEEPVLEPSSSEQKLDSQPEPTVTFLFTLLSTAEPTESKDPEKASDIQECQFLDKEDWGPRRTSREISHLQNDCRRLRESLSTIQADNRALREKLQNLLTVSYDSLKREAKAFLEEVKAAPEDARAFPEDAQAIPGMALSQVHWQHPHGTRGERTCLPQPVTQLPLPVATQLPEGGSVHPAACCSHDPQIPVSALAGPKAGD; translated from the exons ATGTCCGAAAGGCGAACACGGTCCGGAGGGGCCACACGGCACTCCG GGTCCAGGACTTCATCTCCTACTCAGTCTCTGCGGAGGTCCCAGCGGAAATCAGGCCCTGATCTCCCGAGCACCCTCCCTGAAATCTGGCCCAAG GCTCCCAATGCGGCTCCAGTCAGAAAGCCCATCGTGTTGAAGAAGATCGTAGCCCATTCTGTAGAG ATCCCATCTATCCACACGCCTCGAAGGAGCCCAAGG ATTGCTTTTTTCTTGGAGAAGGAAAACAACCCTCCCACCAAGGAGCCTGCTAGGGAGGATCTCTTCAAGTCATGTAGCATCCCTGTCACCCCCACTACCACTCCTGTGCTGTACCCCGTGAATGTTGAGTCTAATTCCAGGGAAGAAGACCTGGATGCCAGAGACTTGGAAATGTCTAAGAAAGTCAGGAGATCCTATAGCCGACTGGAGACCTTCggctctgcctccacctccaccccaggccGCAGGTCTTGCTTTGGTTTCGAGGGGCTGTTGGGGTCAGAAGACTTGGCCAGAGTCTCACCTGTGGTGTATTCCAAGCTAACCGAAGTCCCCAGGGTGAAGCCGTGGGCCCCAGATACAACTCTCCCTGGAATCTCCCCACCAGTCGTGAAGGAGAAgcgaaagaaaagaaaggtgccAGAGATCCTG TCTCCCAGGGGCAGTAGAAGAGCTTACTGTAAGCCCATGGTGAAGCCAGAAGCACAGCCTGTTGAGAAGCAGAAGCCAGAAGACCCTCAGGTCTCCGAGGAGCCAGTCTTAGAG CCATCTTCTTCAGAGCAAAAGCTGGACTCACAACCAGAACCTACTGTCACGTTCCTGTTTACACTCCTGAGCACAGCGGAGCCCACTGAGTCCAAAGACCCTGAAAA GGCCTCAGATATCCAGGAGTGCCAGTTCCTGGACAAGGAAGACTGGGGGCCCCGGCGCACCTCAAGGGAAATCAGCCATTTGCAGAATGATTGCAGGAG ACTTCGGGAGTCCCTGAGCACTATCCAAGCAGACAACCGAGCCCTGAGGGAGAAGCTGCAAAACCTG CTGACCGTGTCATATGATAGCCTGAAGAGGGAAGCAAAGgccttcttggaggaggtgaagGCCGCTCCAGAGGATGCCCGGGCTTTCCCCGAGGATGCCCAGGCCATCCCAGGGATGGCACTGTCCCAGGTGCACTGGCAGCACCCCCATGGCACGAGGGGAGAAAGGACATGCCTTCCCCAGCCGGTCACTCAGCTCCCCTTGCCTGTAGCAACTCAGCTCCCAGAAGGCGGCTCTGTTCATCCCGCAGCCTGCTGCTCCCATGACCCGCAGATACCAGTATCAGCCCTGGCAGGGCCCAAGGCTGGAGACTAG
- the CDCA5 gene encoding sororin isoform X3 codes for MSERRTRSGGATRHSGSRTSSPTQSLRRSQRKSGPDLPSTLPEIWPKAPNAAPVRKPIVLKKIVAHSVEIPSIHTPRRSPRIAFFLEKENNPPTKEPAREDLFKSCSIPVTPTTTPVLYPVNVESNSREEDLDARDLEMSKKVRRSYSRLETFGSASTSTPGRRSCFGFEGLLGSEDLARVSPVVYSKLTEVPRVKPWAPDTTLPGISPPVVKEKRKKRKVPEILKSELDEWAAAMNAEFEAAEQFDLLVE; via the exons ATGTCCGAAAGGCGAACACGGTCCGGAGGGGCCACACGGCACTCCG GGTCCAGGACTTCATCTCCTACTCAGTCTCTGCGGAGGTCCCAGCGGAAATCAGGCCCTGATCTCCCGAGCACCCTCCCTGAAATCTGGCCCAAG GCTCCCAATGCGGCTCCAGTCAGAAAGCCCATCGTGTTGAAGAAGATCGTAGCCCATTCTGTAGAG ATCCCATCTATCCACACGCCTCGAAGGAGCCCAAGG ATTGCTTTTTTCTTGGAGAAGGAAAACAACCCTCCCACCAAGGAGCCTGCTAGGGAGGATCTCTTCAAGTCATGTAGCATCCCTGTCACCCCCACTACCACTCCTGTGCTGTACCCCGTGAATGTTGAGTCTAATTCCAGGGAAGAAGACCTGGATGCCAGAGACTTGGAAATGTCTAAGAAAGTCAGGAGATCCTATAGCCGACTGGAGACCTTCggctctgcctccacctccaccccaggccGCAGGTCTTGCTTTGGTTTCGAGGGGCTGTTGGGGTCAGAAGACTTGGCCAGAGTCTCACCTGTGGTGTATTCCAAGCTAACCGAAGTCCCCAGGGTGAAGCCGTGGGCCCCAGATACAACTCTCCCTGGAATCTCCCCACCAGTCGTGAAGGAGAAgcgaaagaaaagaaaggtgccAGAGATCCTG AAATCGGAGCTGGATGAGTGGGCTGCAGCTATGAATGCGGAGTTTGAAGCTGCTGAGCAGTTTGATCTCTTGGTTGAATGA
- the CDCA5 gene encoding sororin isoform X2, producing the protein MGQDILAAHICPGSCFEIAFFLEKENNPPTKEPAREDLFKSCSIPVTPTTTPVLYPVNVESNSREEDLDARDLEMSKKVRRSYSRLETFGSASTSTPGRRSCFGFEGLLGSEDLARVSPVVYSKLTEVPRVKPWAPDTTLPGISPPVVKEKRKKRKVPEILSPRGSRRAYCKPMVKPEAQPVEKQKPEDPQVSEEPVLEPSSSEQKLDSQPEPTVTFLFTLLSTAEPTESKDPEKASDIQECQFLDKEDWGPRRTSREISHLQNDCRRLRESLSTIQADNRALREKLQNLLTVSYDSLKREAKAFLEEVKAAPEDARAFPEDAQAIPGMALSQVHWQHPHGTRGERTCLPQPVTQLPLPVATQLPEGGSVHPAACCSHDPQIPVSALAGPKAGD; encoded by the exons ATGGGGCAGGATATACTGGCTGCTCACATCTGCCCAGGGAGCTGTTTTGAG ATTGCTTTTTTCTTGGAGAAGGAAAACAACCCTCCCACCAAGGAGCCTGCTAGGGAGGATCTCTTCAAGTCATGTAGCATCCCTGTCACCCCCACTACCACTCCTGTGCTGTACCCCGTGAATGTTGAGTCTAATTCCAGGGAAGAAGACCTGGATGCCAGAGACTTGGAAATGTCTAAGAAAGTCAGGAGATCCTATAGCCGACTGGAGACCTTCggctctgcctccacctccaccccaggccGCAGGTCTTGCTTTGGTTTCGAGGGGCTGTTGGGGTCAGAAGACTTGGCCAGAGTCTCACCTGTGGTGTATTCCAAGCTAACCGAAGTCCCCAGGGTGAAGCCGTGGGCCCCAGATACAACTCTCCCTGGAATCTCCCCACCAGTCGTGAAGGAGAAgcgaaagaaaagaaaggtgccAGAGATCCTG TCTCCCAGGGGCAGTAGAAGAGCTTACTGTAAGCCCATGGTGAAGCCAGAAGCACAGCCTGTTGAGAAGCAGAAGCCAGAAGACCCTCAGGTCTCCGAGGAGCCAGTCTTAGAG CCATCTTCTTCAGAGCAAAAGCTGGACTCACAACCAGAACCTACTGTCACGTTCCTGTTTACACTCCTGAGCACAGCGGAGCCCACTGAGTCCAAAGACCCTGAAAA GGCCTCAGATATCCAGGAGTGCCAGTTCCTGGACAAGGAAGACTGGGGGCCCCGGCGCACCTCAAGGGAAATCAGCCATTTGCAGAATGATTGCAGGAG ACTTCGGGAGTCCCTGAGCACTATCCAAGCAGACAACCGAGCCCTGAGGGAGAAGCTGCAAAACCTG CTGACCGTGTCATATGATAGCCTGAAGAGGGAAGCAAAGgccttcttggaggaggtgaagGCCGCTCCAGAGGATGCCCGGGCTTTCCCCGAGGATGCCCAGGCCATCCCAGGGATGGCACTGTCCCAGGTGCACTGGCAGCACCCCCATGGCACGAGGGGAGAAAGGACATGCCTTCCCCAGCCGGTCACTCAGCTCCCCTTGCCTGTAGCAACTCAGCTCCCAGAAGGCGGCTCTGTTCATCCCGCAGCCTGCTGCTCCCATGACCCGCAGATACCAGTATCAGCCCTGGCAGGGCCCAAGGCTGGAGACTAG
- the CDCA5 gene encoding sororin isoform X4, with protein MVKPEAQPVEKQKPEDPQVSEEPVLEPSSSEQKLDSQPEPTVTFLFTLLSTAEPTESKDPEKASDIQECQFLDKEDWGPRRTSREISHLQNDCRRLRESLSTIQADNRALREKLQNLLTVSYDSLKREAKAFLEEVKAAPEDARAFPEDAQAIPGMALSQVHWQHPHGTRGERTCLPQPVTQLPLPVATQLPEGGSVHPAACCSHDPQIPVSALAGPKAGD; from the exons ATGGTGAAGCCAGAAGCACAGCCTGTTGAGAAGCAGAAGCCAGAAGACCCTCAGGTCTCCGAGGAGCCAGTCTTAGAG CCATCTTCTTCAGAGCAAAAGCTGGACTCACAACCAGAACCTACTGTCACGTTCCTGTTTACACTCCTGAGCACAGCGGAGCCCACTGAGTCCAAAGACCCTGAAAA GGCCTCAGATATCCAGGAGTGCCAGTTCCTGGACAAGGAAGACTGGGGGCCCCGGCGCACCTCAAGGGAAATCAGCCATTTGCAGAATGATTGCAGGAG ACTTCGGGAGTCCCTGAGCACTATCCAAGCAGACAACCGAGCCCTGAGGGAGAAGCTGCAAAACCTG CTGACCGTGTCATATGATAGCCTGAAGAGGGAAGCAAAGgccttcttggaggaggtgaagGCCGCTCCAGAGGATGCCCGGGCTTTCCCCGAGGATGCCCAGGCCATCCCAGGGATGGCACTGTCCCAGGTGCACTGGCAGCACCCCCATGGCACGAGGGGAGAAAGGACATGCCTTCCCCAGCCGGTCACTCAGCTCCCCTTGCCTGTAGCAACTCAGCTCCCAGAAGGCGGCTCTGTTCATCCCGCAGCCTGCTGCTCCCATGACCCGCAGATACCAGTATCAGCCCTGGCAGGGCCCAAGGCTGGAGACTAG